A window of the Arcobacter sp. F155 genome harbors these coding sequences:
- the mltG gene encoding endolytic transglycosylase MltG, with the protein MENKKKINRVIISSLITFSIIEFILLAAIAVLFYINIPVSSTKVLHIPKGSTNSIISHLNKTGYELNSVDKYIIKFLGYPQSGWIDLKTQYMTKADFLYKLTTSKAALKNITLIPGETSYVFLKDIAKKFNLSEEKLNKIYNEHAYKADGNILAETYSLPYGMKEDHLLFYLFSNTNKQYEEFSKKIFGYYDKKKWYYYIVMASIIQKEAASVDEMPLVSSVIYNRLRRGMALQMDGTLNYGKYSHVKVTAQRIREDNSSYNTYKNRGLPEHPISAVSLNAIKAAIFPVKSNYLYFVRDNTTGLHKFTSSYKEHIKNINANRGVAKTYTKEKKVENKFDKEAKKIMNTDVSKQKPSTIKSLWDNVK; encoded by the coding sequence ATGGAAAATAAAAAAAAGATTAATAGAGTTATTATAAGTAGTTTAATAACTTTTAGCATTATTGAGTTTATCCTTCTTGCAGCAATTGCAGTACTATTTTATATAAATATTCCAGTAAGTTCAACAAAGGTATTACATATTCCTAAAGGTAGTACAAACAGTATTATATCACATTTAAACAAAACAGGATATGAATTAAATAGTGTAGATAAATATATTATTAAATTTTTAGGTTATCCTCAAAGTGGTTGGATTGATCTTAAAACACAATACATGACTAAAGCAGATTTTTTATATAAATTAACAACTTCAAAAGCAGCATTAAAAAATATCACTTTAATTCCAGGTGAAACTTCATATGTATTTTTAAAAGATATTGCAAAAAAGTTCAACCTTTCAGAAGAAAAACTAAATAAAATCTATAATGAGCATGCTTATAAAGCAGATGGAAATATCTTAGCAGAAACATACTCCTTACCATATGGAATGAAAGAAGACCATTTACTATTCTATCTTTTCTCAAATACAAATAAACAGTATGAAGAGTTTTCTAAAAAAATCTTTGGATATTATGATAAGAAAAAATGGTACTACTATATTGTTATGGCTTCTATTATTCAAAAAGAAGCTGCAAGTGTAGATGAGATGCCTTTAGTTTCAAGTGTTATTTATAATAGACTTAGACGAGGTATGGCTTTACAAATGGATGGAACTTTAAATTATGGAAAATATTCTCATGTTAAAGTAACAGCACAAAGAATTAGAGAGGATAACTCTTCATATAATACATATAAAAATAGAGGCCTTCCAGAACATCCTATTAGTGCAGTTAGTCTAAATGCTATTAAAGCTGCAATTTTTCCAGTAAAAAGTAACTACTTATACTTTGTAAGAGATAATACTACTGGTTTACATAAATTCACTAGCTCTTATAAAGAGCATATTAAAAATATAAATGCAAACAGAGGCGTAGCAAAAACTTATACTAAAGAGAAAAAAGTTGAAAATAAATTTGATAAAGAAGCTAAAAAAATAATGAATACTGATGTGAGTAAACAAAAACCTTCTACAATCAAATCTCTTTGGGATAATGTTAAATAG
- a CDS encoding ABC transporter permease: MNKELVNFIVKKYLKFDKKNPFISISAILAFIGVAIGVMVLIITMAIMNGTAKEFENKLFTMNYPLSIYPKFQNSVDNDLLKSLEKEFPNLKFSPYLSSQVILQSGESMNGGMIFGVDPKREAPINSIYEKAVKNLELDKYDIVVGNGIKENLYLAQGEKVTLYFTSLSPTGLSMMPKLKRFTYEGSFKSGLHAYDKTYVYTSIEALQTLLKKPKTIYDGIHVYSDNAMKDIKPLKEFLALNGGAGVVGWWQQNGNFFAAMEMEKKALFIVLMLIILVASLNIISSLLMTVMSRRKEIALLLSMGATSKEIKKIFLKLGTIIGFSGIIIGIGLGFLGMWILDTFEIISLPADVYGTSKLPLDLSTFDFVSIVIGAAVIVLISSYYPAKKATNIDVIDVLRNE; this comes from the coding sequence TTGAATAAAGAATTAGTAAATTTTATTGTCAAAAAGTATCTAAAATTTGACAAGAAAAACCCTTTTATATCAATAAGTGCCATTTTGGCATTTATTGGTGTTGCAATTGGTGTTATGGTTCTAATCATAACTATGGCAATAATGAATGGAACGGCTAAAGAGTTTGAAAACAAACTTTTTACAATGAACTATCCTCTATCTATCTATCCAAAGTTTCAAAATAGTGTTGATAATGACCTTCTTAAATCTTTAGAAAAAGAGTTTCCCAATTTAAAATTTTCTCCATATTTAAGTTCTCAAGTTATACTTCAAAGTGGTGAATCTATGAATGGTGGTATGATTTTTGGAGTTGACCCAAAAAGAGAAGCTCCTATTAACTCTATCTATGAAAAAGCTGTAAAAAATCTAGAACTAGATAAATATGATATCGTAGTTGGAAATGGTATTAAAGAGAACTTGTATTTAGCACAAGGAGAGAAAGTTACTCTTTATTTTACTTCTTTAAGCCCTACTGGTCTTTCAATGATGCCAAAACTAAAAAGATTCACCTATGAAGGTTCATTTAAATCTGGTCTTCATGCATATGATAAAACTTATGTTTATACATCTATAGAAGCTTTACAAACTCTTCTTAAAAAGCCTAAAACTATTTATGATGGGATTCATGTTTATTCTGATAATGCTATGAAAGATATTAAACCCTTAAAAGAGTTTTTAGCTTTAAATGGTGGAGCTGGAGTTGTTGGATGGTGGCAACAAAATGGAAACTTCTTTGCTGCAATGGAAATGGAGAAAAAAGCTTTATTTATTGTTTTAATGCTAATTATCCTTGTTGCATCACTTAACATCATCTCTTCTTTACTTATGACAGTTATGAGTAGAAGAAAAGAGATTGCCCTACTTTTATCTATGGGTGCAACTTCTAAAGAAATTAAAAAAATATTTTTAAAACTAGGAACTATTATTGGTTTTTCTGGGATTATTATTGGAATAGGCTTAGGATTTTTAGGTATGTGGATTCTTGATACCTTTGAAATTATTTCCCTACCTGCTGACGTTTATGGGACATCTAAACTACCATTAGACCTTTCTACTTTTGATTTTGTATCAATTGTAATTGGAGCCGCAGTTATTGTTTTAATCTCTTCATACTATCCAGCTAAAAAAGCTACGAACATTGATGTTATCGATGTTTTAAGAAATGAGTAG
- a CDS encoding AsmA-like C-terminal domain-containing protein: MYLKYDKKLILELEELVFDYVSSDEEVSSEDLKKRFLQVPKILDYFEKIDIERLKIKNNELTILIDKEEFYIDNKDMNISANLKFIDDELHMQLYSLYVKDLNLTLFGESKVDASKGVINFFGYFNKDNIDGELNLNITENILDFYVNTTHSIKSIGFLKEMFRLDEVAEAWMYDNVEGDIDLNYLYGQVDLKKQNAILNSIKGEAIISDAKIRFHKDAKTVDTPKLKVTYENDTLSFDLEKPKYGNSEIYGSRVYIPYLTSLEKGLVVVDLKTNSMLNDDILEILKAYEIKLPLKQFSGSATSTLVLRIPYLASKKMDIDGRFILDDATLKLNDFEFYTKKADVVLKDNDVYVKKSQVKHKDLIEGVLDLDIDTKSLTAKGEVDVSSFNILADEKSLINLTGQKIPLKIDFKDNTKISLDSLNSNILIEDELFKLTVNDLGILYPYSELLKELGTKVGNLEVNIKEENNISFKTKLQELDFPFEKNGKKITELEATGVITDAFTEIKTDNSDIDIILKKDELALLKLDGIDIVLNKDENSLNGKIPSLNIELKNSKIKVDTNSTYKVEWANINLDNNQVKFDAKALDLSLPFEKEGKAVKDLVLSGLYKDSVLELKSKDKNLNIKYLTDKSKVYIDLKDYNLVYNTDEVDNEDKTSYYIKGINSNIVVNKDYIIKAEDYDFTFAEHSTNVELKYKDTSFLYNQDFNGNLKLEAKNMSDEFLNSLLSKDLISGGNVNISAYGKDKIVNGTAFIQNSKIKDLAILNNLLIFINTSPGLINPLLAIPSVVGMATNGGFNINGYRVTDGRVDFSYDFDSKILNMYKIFTKGNGIDFDGDASINFETSQIDSKLKLIFLKDYSRIVGEIPVFNYLFLGDEKRVDTQVEIYGTLQNPEYKTNLAKDGMNAPVNFFKRLIEAPKKIYDSISE, encoded by the coding sequence TTGTATTTAAAATATGATAAAAAACTTATTTTAGAACTTGAAGAATTAGTTTTTGACTATGTTTCAAGTGATGAAGAAGTAAGTAGTGAAGACCTTAAGAAGAGGTTTCTTCAGGTACCTAAGATTTTAGACTATTTTGAAAAAATAGATATTGAAAGATTAAAGATAAAAAATAATGAACTTACTATTTTAATAGATAAAGAAGAGTTCTATATTGATAATAAAGATATGAACATCTCTGCAAATTTAAAATTTATAGATGATGAATTACATATGCAATTATACTCTTTATATGTAAAAGATTTAAATCTAACACTATTTGGTGAGTCTAAAGTTGATGCATCAAAAGGAGTTATCAACTTCTTTGGTTATTTCAATAAAGACAATATTGATGGAGAATTAAATCTAAATATAACAGAAAATATTTTAGATTTTTATGTAAATACAACTCATTCAATTAAATCAATAGGCTTTTTAAAAGAGATGTTTAGACTTGATGAAGTTGCAGAAGCATGGATGTATGATAATGTTGAAGGTGATATTGATTTAAACTATTTATATGGACAAGTTGATTTAAAAAAACAAAATGCAATCTTGAACTCTATAAAAGGTGAAGCTATTATTAGTGATGCCAAAATTAGATTTCATAAAGATGCAAAAACAGTTGATACTCCTAAATTAAAAGTTACATATGAAAACGATACCCTTTCTTTTGATTTAGAAAAACCAAAGTATGGTAACAGTGAAATTTATGGAAGTAGGGTATATATTCCATATCTTACAAGTTTAGAAAAAGGTTTAGTTGTAGTTGATTTAAAAACTAATTCAATGTTAAATGATGATATTTTAGAGATTTTAAAAGCATATGAGATAAAACTACCACTAAAACAGTTTTCAGGTTCTGCAACTTCTACATTAGTTCTTAGAATACCTTATTTAGCCTCTAAAAAGATGGATATTGATGGAAGATTTATTTTAGATGATGCAACTTTAAAATTAAATGATTTTGAATTTTATACAAAAAAAGCAGATGTTGTTTTAAAAGATAATGATGTATATGTAAAAAAATCACAAGTAAAACATAAAGATTTAATAGAAGGTGTTTTAGATTTAGATATAGATACAAAAAGCTTAACTGCAAAGGGTGAAGTTGATGTGTCATCATTTAACATACTTGCTGATGAAAAAAGTTTAATTAACTTAACAGGTCAAAAAATACCTTTAAAAATAGACTTTAAAGATAATACAAAAATCTCTTTAGATAGCTTGAATTCAAATATTTTGATAGAAGATGAACTTTTTAAGTTAACAGTTAATGATTTAGGTATTTTATATCCATATTCAGAGCTTTTAAAAGAGTTAGGAACAAAAGTAGGTAATCTAGAAGTTAATATAAAAGAAGAGAATAATATTTCTTTTAAAACAAAACTACAAGAGTTAGATTTTCCTTTTGAGAAAAATGGAAAGAAAATAACTGAACTAGAAGCAACTGGAGTTATAACAGATGCTTTTACTGAAATTAAGACAGATAATTCAGATATTGATATTATCCTTAAAAAAGATGAATTAGCACTTTTAAAGTTAGATGGAATAGATATTGTATTAAATAAAGATGAAAACTCTTTAAATGGTAAAATACCTTCTTTAAATATTGAGTTAAAAAACTCTAAAATTAAAGTTGATACAAATAGTACTTATAAAGTTGAATGGGCAAATATAAATCTTGATAATAATCAAGTTAAATTTGATGCAAAAGCTCTTGATTTGAGTTTGCCTTTTGAAAAAGAGGGCAAAGCTGTAAAAGACTTAGTTTTAAGTGGTCTTTATAAAGATAGTGTCTTAGAGTTAAAATCAAAAGATAAAAATTTAAATATTAAATATCTTACAGATAAAAGTAAGGTTTATATTGATTTAAAAGATTATAACTTAGTTTATAATACTGATGAAGTAGATAATGAAGACAAAACTTCTTATTATATAAAAGGTATAAACTCTAATATAGTAGTAAATAAAGACTATATTATAAAAGCTGAAGATTATGACTTTACTTTTGCAGAGCATTCAACAAATGTAGAGTTAAAGTATAAAGATACAAGTTTTCTTTATAATCAAGATTTTAATGGTAATTTAAAGCTAGAAGCTAAAAACATGAGTGATGAGTTTTTAAACTCTTTATTAAGTAAAGATTTAATAAGTGGTGGAAATGTAAATATAAGTGCCTATGGAAAAGATAAAATAGTAAATGGTACAGCCTTTATACAAAATAGTAAAATTAAAGACTTAGCAATATTAAACAACTTACTTATCTTTATAAATACTTCACCAGGACTAATTAATCCTTTATTAGCGATTCCATCTGTTGTAGGAATGGCTACAAATGGTGGCTTTAACATAAATGGTTATAGAGTAACAGATGGAAGAGTAGATTTCTCTTATGATTTTGATTCAAAGATTTTAAATATGTATAAAATCTTTACAAAAGGAAATGGAATTGATTTTGATGGAGATGCAAGTATCAATTTTGAAACTTCTCAAATTGACTCTAAATTAAAACTGATTTTCTTAAAAGATTATTCTAGAATAGTTGGAGAGATTCCAGTATTTAACTATTTATTCTTAGGGGATGAAAAAAGAGTAGATACGCAAGTAGAGATATATGGAACTTTACAAAACCCAGAGTATAAAACAAACTTAGCAAAAGATGGGATGAATGCTCCTGTAAACTTCTTTAAAAGATTGATAGAAGCACCAAAAAAGATATATGATTCAATAAGTGAGTAG